Within the Legionella pneumophila subsp. pneumophila str. Philadelphia 1 genome, the region ATTGAGAAACAACCCTTTTTGTATAAAAATTTTTCCCGAGGATACAAAGAAGACGAAGAGGTTATTCTGTGTGCTCTTAAAAATAATCGATTCATAATCCATGATGTACCAAGAACAGTGAGAGAAGGATTCAAAGAAATAGCTGATATCAAAGAAGATAAAGCAAGAGTTGACGCGTGTGACAAGCTAATTGACAAGCTTTCACCACAACGTGTTTCTAAAATCAAAAGCCTCGACTTGTTTAAAAGCCAATTTACTCTGCAAGCACAAAATATAACAAAAAAAAGTGGAGAACAAGTAAATAACCGCCAGCTTCAAAGATCAACTGCGCCTATAACGCCCGAAGGTATCAGCTCTCTTGTTCATTTAGGCCTGTTTAGAGACACACAAATCCAATATGAGGAAAAGGAAGAATCTCTACACAACAAATATCGAAAATGAGGCGAATAAATTTTGATAAGGGTTGCTCTATCGCAAATTCATTACAGAAACAGCCAAGCATAGCCTTAATAGATTGAATAAGGCCGGAAGCTAATATGTTTTGATTGCAATAATGGGTGTTTTTTTAAACAAAACACCCTTCGGATAACTCCTCTCTGCAAGTTGTCTAGTAACTTAAATTTTCATTTCGAATAATTGGTGAAACAAGTTGACGTCTGCTCAAAGACCATTTATGTTAATTATTGATCCATGAGATCTTAACCTACTCAATTTGATTTAAAATACCCAATAACTGAAACACCAATCATTTAAAAAAGGAGAGTACCCTCAATACAAAAACCTTAGGGCGAAATCGTTTTAAATACTCGATAGATTGTGATGGCTGTAGCAAAAGAATCGTAAAAAATAACTTAGAATTTGTTTTATATAAGGGATTATCGGTATGAAAACAAAGCAAGAAGTTTCTCAGCAGGATAAATTAAAAGATTCAAAATCGTCTACACCACTACAGACAAAAGAACCATGGTTCATCTCTGATACCTTAAATATTACTTTTGACTC harbors:
- the ceg29 gene encoding Dot/Icm type IV secretion system effector Ceg29 codes for the protein MTNSNHLRNPVTKSLNDLCQDELSVIGSYLGAWNDLWSLTFTSSEMKKSLIHQQTDELWKFFFKEFFPYIPLPTEDFYKNFMKNYKIWYQTLYRVKQDPFFLMYLDKLKEDPAHLFRNDKEIIIAAIEKQPFLYKNFSRGYKEDEEVILCALKNNRFIIHDVPRTVREGFKEIADIKEDKARVDACDKLIDKLSPQRVSKIKSLDLFKSQFTLQAQNITKKSGEQVNNRQLQRSTAPITPEGISSLVHLGLFRDTQIQYEEKEESLHNKYRK